A region from the Camelus ferus isolate YT-003-E chromosome 1, BCGSAC_Cfer_1.0, whole genome shotgun sequence genome encodes:
- the LOC106730002 gene encoding RING finger protein 11-like → MGNCLNPRTAEDVFVPESPVRFGGRRRWARSPERRPRRRESHQARAAPLTLEEQVRVAQRLSQIQRLPAGVYGSDGLGEDTQQECAICSMDFVCGDRTRSLPCKHVYHLDCIDEWLMRSCTCPYCRRPPEVPPPPTQGKN, encoded by the coding sequence ATGGGGAACTGCCTGAATCCCCGCACCGCGGAGGATGTCTTCGTTCCCGAGTCCCCCGTGCGCTTCGGCGGGAGGAGACGCTGGGCTCGCTCCCCGGAGAGGAGACCGCGCCGCCGGGAGTCCCACCAGGCGCGAGCGGCGCCGCTGACCCTGGAGGAGCAGGTGAGGGTCGCTCAAAGGCTCAGCCAAATACAGCGTCTGCCTGCAGGGGTGTACGGATCGGATGGGTTAGGAGAAGACACGCAGCAGGAGTGTGCGATCTGTTCCATGGACTTCGTTTGCGGGGACCGCACTCGATCTCTGCCCTGCAAGCACGTCTATCATCTGGACTGTATAGACGAGTGGTTGATGCGGTCCTGCACCTGCCCCTACTGCCGCAGGCCCCCGGAGGTGCCGCCGCCTCCAACCCAGGGGAAGAATTGA